Genomic DNA from Cuculus canorus isolate bCucCan1 chromosome 29, bCucCan1.pri, whole genome shotgun sequence:
AGGATCTGGGGGGGCCAGGGGGACAGCTctgaggggtcttgggggggatCCTGGGGTCTTTGGGGGGCAGGGTCTGGGGGGCACCATGGGGTTTAGGGGCACCCTGGGGTCTGGGGGaatcccagggctggagggggaccatggggtctgggggggggacCTCGGATTTTGGGAGGGGGGACCTTAGGATCTTGAGGGGGGACCCTGGGATGTGGGAGGGACCATGAGGTCTAGGGGGGCACCCTGGGGTCTGGAGGGAGACCTTGGAGTTTGGGGGGCACCCTAGGGCCTGGGGGGGCATCTTAGGCTCTGGTGGGGGTGTCTCACCTCTGGTGGTGGTCGTAGCGGTGCCGTGTGGGGTCGTACTCGCCCCCAACATCCACGACCACCTCGCACAGCGCCAGGCGCTGCGGGTCCCGGCTGCGCACGATCTCAGCATCCtgcggaggggggggggggggcgacgACAGGGGGATATTGAAGGGGACCCcaaagagaggctgaggagccCCGAGAGCTGCCCCTGCTGGAACCAGGCACCCCACGGAGGGATGGGGAGCACCAGGGGAGCCCCCAGAGGTCACCACAGACCCCAAATTACTCTGGAAACCCAAAGGGAGCCGCTGGGTGGGATCAGGGACTCCCCAGTGGCTCTGGAGACCGAAGGGTGGGACCAAGGACTTAAGAGTGGCCACTGGGTGGGACTGGGGACCCCGAGGAGGGACTGGGGAACCTAAGAGTGGCCCCTAGGTGGgaccaggaacccccaaatggcATTAGGGACTCCAAGAGCAGCTGCCAGGTAGGACTGGGGACCCCAAGGAGGGACTGGGGACCCTGAGGAGGGACTGAGGACCTAAAGGTGGCCCCTGGGTGGGACCAGGGACCTCCAAATGGCACTGGGGACCCAAAGGGCAGCCGCTGGGTGGGACTGGGGACCccagggagggactggggacCTAAAGGTGGCCCCTAGGTGGGACCAGCCCCCCCCCGGTGGCCCTGGGGACCCCCCGGTACCCGGTACGGGGGCAGCAGGCGCAGCAGCGCGCACGCCAGGGCCTCATCGCAGTGGAAGACACCGTCGTGGGTGCCGATGCGCGGGGAGGAGGCGGCCATGAGGCGGGCGGCGAGACCCGCCCCGCGCATCGCCCTGCGCGCGCGCAAACCCCGCGCAGCCTCACAGCGCGCAAAGCCCACCCCGCGCAGCGCTTTGACCGTGCGCAAACCCCGCCCCGAAAAACCGCGCAAACCCCGCCCGCGCGTCTAGCACTGCGCATGCGCAAACCCCGCCCCCGCACGGGCGTTCCCGCCCTGCTGAGCCTGCGCATGCGCTAGCCTCGCACAAGCCCTCCCGTCCACTCTGCGCATGCGCATAccccccagctcctcccatGCACTCTGCGTACGTGTCGGCCCCGCCCAGCCCCTCCTTCCCACTCTGCTCACGCGCCACCTCTCACCTGGGCCCCGCCCCCGTCAGCTCCGCCCACTccacctctcttcctccccgccccccccgtTTTGCGCATGCGCTGTTCGGCCCCGCTACGGTCACAGCCCCGGGGGCGGGGCTAAAGCGGCACTTCcggaagggaaggagagagggagagagggacacgagcagggacagagggacacggggacacgggaAAGGACAGACTGACAGGGACAGACAGGGACAACAGAGacaaggacagacagacacgAGCAGGGACACGGGCAGGAACAGACCAACAAGGATGTGgacagggacagacagacagacagacagacagtggCAGTGAGAGACAGGGGCATGGATAGAGGGGGACtgggacagacggacacaggCAGGGATAGGTACGGacagggacagacggacacaggCAGGGATAGGTACGGACAGGGACAGACGGACGCTGCCCTGCTCAGCCCCCCCGaggacagacggacacacaTTCCCCCCAGATGCTGTTCCCAAGCACAAGTTTATTTGCCAGGACAGAGCCAGGTCCCCCCAGaccgccccccctccccccgcagCCTCTGGCACCCGCTCCCATCCCACCCCGGGACCCCGCGAGGGTCTGGATCCCATCCTGGGCTGCGGGGGGACCCCCCGAGTGGGCCCtgctcccccaaatcccttggGAATGGCTCATCCAGCTGCTTCCATTGATGGCAGAGgccaaatctcccctctctggGCTGGCACCAGCGCCTCCGGCCTCATCCTGCTCTCCAAAGTGAGGACATCCCAGATTTGGGGGTGGAATTCCATCATCGTCTCCTTTCGGGAACAAGGAGCAAGCGCTGCAGGTGTCCAGAGGGGAGCAGAGTCCACCTCCCCCCCCATAAACCACTCCAGCCTGGCTTTTTTAGGGCAAGAATGAAGGGATTTGAGGTAGCCCAGCCTCAAAACATCCGGAAAGGGATAAATCAGCTCTCACGGATGGCAGGGAAGTGGCAAAGCTGCTCCcggaatggggagaaaccccACAGATTTGGGTCTGATCCTGCAAACCTCGTCTGCCGGGGAGGAGAAGATGCAGGAGGAGGTCCCGTAGTGTGAAACCAAACCACCCCTTGGACAGAACTTCTGCCCGAGGTCACGTCTCTCCGCTCAGGAAGGCAGGCTGACTTATCCCTTTCCCGGTGGTTGCTCATCCTCGTGGTTGGAAGTCAGGAGATCTCGTTGCCGAAGACCTCGAGCACCAGCGGCGTGAGCTGCATGCTGTGCTCAGGCTGGATGGAGAGGCAGTGGTACTGCTTGGAGTGCTCCTCGTTGAGGCTCCGGAGGTCGGCCAACTTCTGGATCATCTTGGCGTAGAGTAGGCGGCTGCCGGGAGGAGGGTGCCTGCAGCGGATGTAGGTCTGGAGGACCTCCGAGAGGCGATCCTGGAGGGATTCCACCAGCGAGGTGTCCTGCACGCCTGGGCGATCTAGGAGACACCGTGGATGTAGGATGAGTCCCATCCCTTTTCCAGCTGGCCGGGATGGAGAGGCAGGGAAAGCTGATGGTTTTGGGGACAAGCGCTTTGTGATCCACAGGGACTCGCAAAATCCTACCTGGGGACAGGATGCAGATGGCCATGAGGAGCACATGCTCTTCTTCATGAAGGTTCAGCTTCTTTAAGCCAACCTGGAATTTCACGAGCGGTTCCATCAGCTCCATGCTGTGCCCggctgggaagagaaaggacCTTTAAGCACAGGCAGTTCCAGAACAAGATGggattgcccagagaagttgttgatactccatccctggagatgttcaaggcaggtgggatggggcttggagcccctgagccggtgggaggtgtccctgcccatggcaggggtgggactggatgggctttgagctcccttccaacccaaaccattccaggattttATGAAATCAGGTGCCAGAgagcttcagctctgctcttggTGTTGGCTTGGCTGTTGGTAATGCTGCGTGGTTGGACTTagagtttttttccagccttcatgattccatgattcaatcCCTGCTTCCAGACTCCTCACTATGGGATTTTTGCATCTGAATTTAAGGCTGGGATGATGTTTTGAAGCCCACATCAAGCAGGAGCATCTCTGGCAACCTTTACCTTGGGTGACATCACTGATCCTATACTTGAAGTCGTTGCTGCCGCAGCTCCATGTCATGTCCTCGAGAGTGAAGGACTGGTTCGAGCGCAACATGATCACCTCGATGGCACTGGATTTCAGCAGGGCGATCTGGTCCTCTGCTGCCAGGTCCCTGCAGAGCGGGGAGAGGGTGATGTGAGACCTGTCTGGTGAGCTACAGAAGAACCCAGGCCACCCACGCGCCATCAGTAACCCCAGGCCTTTTGCTGGTGGCACCCCAgcttctcccccaccccagttTTCTCTGTAATTAAGCAGGTATTTCAGCAGCGACATTTAATGAgaggcagcacccagcacctTGGGCACCAGCCTGGAGATAAGCAAGACCTGAGGTCCTTCACAACCCAGGATGGGGACCTCTCACACGGCATCGAGCATCTGAGGAGCTCAGGCATTTTGCTGATGGAGTTGGGGTGAATCAGGGTGGAGATGGAAGTGGAACAACctcaggaaggaggagagacaGCAAACGTGAAAGAAGGAACAGACCTGAGGATGGAACAGAGCCTGAGGGGCAGCTGAggatgaaacagagaaaaatgatcTGGCTGTGAAGAGCAGGACGGGATTTCCAAGAGTGGAAACCTCCACAGAGATCAGATCTGGGAGCAAACATCTCACCTGAATCCTGGGATCATTTTGGCAAAGCCGATCACCTTCTGGATGCTGTAGCTAACCAGGTCAGCCAAGTGTGGGAGCATGGAGAATTGGGACATGTTGATGTTCATGGAGGAGCTCTCATCGTTCTCCTCGGAGAGGACCAGGTTCGAAAACATCGGGGGCTCTACAGGCTCTGGAGATGAGATGGTCAGGGGGTGCTTTgtttagaatcatggaatggtttgggttggaagggacctcaaagcccatccagttccaaacccatgggcagggacacctcccactggagcaggggctccaagccccatccaacctggcctggaacccctccagagatggggcagcccccactgctctgggcagcccgAGGGAAgggactttgaggtcccttccaacccaaaccatcctgggattctgtgattctatgattcccacCCCATCGCCTACGGAGAGGCGAGTGCTGTACCTGGAAATGCACTGAAGGAATCAGAGCTGAAGAGATCAGTGGAGTCATCTGAGGACAAGTCCTgggtgaggatggaggaggacCTGGCTGCCACCCTGTTGCTGGGCTTGCTCCTCACAGGGGGCTGGAAGAGAGAGCAGAACGTGAggaatggggctgggggcaTTCGCCGAGGTTCTTGCACTGGGATCTTTAACTCCTCTCTACTGAGAGGTCATGGGATGAAACCAATTTGGAGCACCTGGGCAGGAACCACTTGGTCCTGTGTGTGGGATTTGGGGCCCAGCCGTACCCGAAACTTGGTGAAGTCGGCATACGTTGGGTCGTAGGTTTTGCGATGAGCCTCGAGGAGGATGTCGATGactttctgctgctcctctgagaGTTTGGGCTTCAGGCTCTCCTTGAGCGCTTCCTCCTCCTTGCGCTTCAAGATCATCTCACGCTTCCTCTGGACCTCCTCGTCCGTCAGGATGACTGTAGGGAGAAGGAAAGCGTCaaaaacagggaaagagagactgaaacaaccctgggctgctgcagccagcatctccctcctctttctAATCATCATTAAAACTTCATCAACCCTGTCCTCAACTGCTGGGTCACAGCTCCCCACTTCCAGACCAGTTTATGGCCCACTTGGGTGCTTTTAGGCAGGGATTGGGAGGCATAAAGTCAAGTCAGTGCTGTTACACGTCTGCTCGGTGACCTTGCTGTTTGCCCTGGGCTTTCAGGTGAAAGAAATCTGGCTCCTGCAAGACTCAGGCCAGTGGGTTCATCTCGCTCCCGCACGGCTCCTTCACCGCTCGACAACAGAGGGAGCCCGAAGCAGCATCGCTCCGGCTGGGATCATCTGAGTATCCAGCATTTTTAAGCTAAGGGATCACATAAACGTCTCCTCACTCCCAGCATTGAGTATTCGTGGCTTCTATTATGGAGGAGAGCCTTCAAGGGTTGGACCCAAAGGTGATACTCAAGGCTTCTCCCATTTATTTAGGGAAGAGGAGCATCCACAGGCAATTTGGGCTCAAATCTTTATAAAAGGATCTTAAAGACCCGAATAGCTCATGGGGttggaagaaaagaatcatagaatcatgaaatcattaaggttggaaaagctctctaagctcatccagtccaaccaccagcccaaccccTCCGTGACTGAACCccgtccccaagtgccacagccacacggTGTTTGAACCCCCCAGGGGTGGGGAttccaccaccgccctgggcagcctctgccagagcctgagaaccctttccatgaaggaattgtttccaatatccaatctaaacctcccctggtgcaacttgaggtccttccctcttgtcccatcccttCTTCCTTGTAAGCAGAGCCCAAccctgcctggctccaacctttctgggagctgcagagagcgacgaggtctcccctcagcctccttttctccacaccaaacccctccaggtccctcagctgctcctacacccctgttctccagctctattcccttctccggatgcactccagccccttaaggtctttcttggagtcaggggccagaactgaacccaagattcgaggtgtggtctcaccagtgcagggggggacgatcccttccgTGCTGctgtggccaccccagggctgatccaagccaggatgctggtggcctccttggtcacctgggccaccgctggctcatgttcagccgctgttgaccaacacccccaagaAGCCACAGGGAGCTGCACCCATCTCTCGGCGCAGCGACCCCCCTCCTCATAACGGAGCCCCACACTCACATAAGCCGTCGTTCCTACACATCGACAGGTCCTAAACCCACCTCTCACTCCTCCAGGCACCGTTAGCCCTTTAACCGGTCATTAAAGAAAACCCCAAGCACTTTATCTGATGAGAAGGCGGTTCCTGCCTGCCCTGGGTCACAGGGAGATTTGCTGCTGGGCAAGTCAAGGTGGAATTCAGGACGAGAGGTTGGCGAAGGGCGGCGGGCGCCAAGGTCGCGGAGCTCGAGGCAACGAGCTGTTTGCAGTCCCAACTCCTTTCTGCCACCTTTAGCCAACGGCGTTTTTCCAATACATTTCCAACTTGCACAATCTCAGAGGGGACTTGGATGAGCTCAGCGGCACGGGAATGACCTGAAAGGTCACTCCACTTGGAGACCAGTAACGGGTGACGTTCCTCAGGGGTTGATTTGGGGACCAACCAACCggtttaatatctttgtcacagacacgGGCAGTGGGgttgagggcaccctcagcaactCTGCCcgtgacaccaagctgtgtggcgTGGTTGACAccggagggaagggatggatccaaagggacctggacagcctggagagGTTGGGCTGctcaacctcatgaggttcaacaatgccGAGCGCAAGGTCCTGCACCGGGGTTGGGGTAATCGCAAGCAcaaagccaggctgggtggagaatggattgggaaCGGTACTGAGCAGAAggacagaaggacttggggtgctgggggacgagaagctccacatgagccagcaaagtgcactcccagcccagaaaccacccgtgtcctgggctgcatccagagcagtgggaccagcagggagggagaggactctgcccctctgctcggGTCAGATCTCTGGTGAGGACTCTTACTGGCAGCAGGTCCTGGGTTTGGCGTTTAATGCTTTGCCAAGACCTGCTGGAGCCCACGGGAGCCCGAAACCCAAAGGAAGCCCCACAggtgctgaaaaaaatcagataaaggGGAGTTGTGATATTCTTCCAGCTTGTCTGGTGGTGTAAACGCCCCGGCTGTGACAAGCCCTGACTCAGCCTGGCATCGGTGCTGCGGACTGGGAACCTGGTGGAACCAAACCTGGTGAGTTTGGTGCAAATCCCAGTGCCACTGGAGAGCATCAAACCCGAAACCTGTTCTCAGGCCCTGGTAGAggtggaatccccatccctggaagggtttaaaatccaggtggatgaggtgctcagggatggctCAACCATCCCtgggatggttggactcggtgatttcagaggtcttttccaaccaaatgattctgtgactctataaTTCTAGGAAACGCCCGTTGCTTGGCCATGCTGGAGGAATGGTGTTTTGGTGGGATCGGAGGAGATGTCAACGAGGGGTGTCAACGCAGCGCCCCGCTGGCTTTATAAAGTCCTCAGGAAAAAAGATTCAACCCTCATTTGTACTCACAGAAGGATGGACGTGGCCCACCGTGTCCCTGCCAGCCTCAAGGGGGAATATGGGACCAGGAGGTGtccaaagccaggttggatggggcttggtgcccctgatccagtgggaggtgtccctgcccatggcaggggtgggactggatgagctttgaggtcccttccagcccaaatcattcCAGGATTTGAAGTGGCTCAATGCCTGCACCTTCCCCTCCAGATCTGATCTCTTCCCAAAGGCTGAGCAGGAGACATCCAGCTGCAGATTCCTGGCACGACCGCAGATGCGGCTGAGGGCTTGTGGGCTGCCCTGACCCAACGTCCGTGTGGAGGTTGAGATAACATCTACCCATCTCTTCCAGACAGACGCTGGGCTGCTGTGTGAGACACCACAAGGCCACCAGGGAAAGCCACGGCCAACACCGAGGGCAGCACACGAGGACAGAGCCAGCTGGGCGAGGGTACAGCCCTGCAGTCCGGGCCAAAACCAGAGGGCTGGAAGCGCTGGTGGAAGGCGTGGAGCAGCGTGAAGGGAGAACTGAGGAAAGAGCAGCccaacatttctccctaagatctcatctcaatctcccctctttcagccccaaaccattcctcctcaccctctccctgcactccctgatccagagcccctccccagctctcctggagcccctttcagcactggaagctgctctaaggtctccctggagccttctcttctccaggatgaacaaccccaattctcagcctgccctcacagcagaggttctccagccctcagatcatctccgtggcctcctctgggctcactccaacagctccatggccttcctgtgctgaggactccagaactgaacacagacctccaggtggggtctcaccggagcaaagcagaggggcaAAATCCTCTCTCTCAGCTCCTTCCCCGCTTTCCTGTCGCCCCCTTTAATATGGGGTCCGATGCAGGCAgacccttctccatcccttcttggaggaactggatgattttcaACATCACCTCCAGCTCAAACCACCCCTGCCAACACTTAGGGTCTCCTCCTCCCTGGCGCGTGGTCCACGTTTGGGTTCAGCCCAACCTGCAGACCAGACGCTGTGGTGACGGGCTGGAGGAGCCAACGCTTGTTGAGGAGACACAGCGAGGAAGCGCTTGCGTGTGTCCAAGCTCATACAAAGCCACCGGCACTCCCTGGGGACAGCGCTGGGGTGGCCACCGAGGAGGGACCAGACAGGGGAAGGAGGTTggaagctggagagcagccgAGGTCACGGCTATAAGGCTGGAGCAGGATTTACAGCCCCGCCACAACGCTTGGGGTCACCCCAAGGCATCGGCAGCCAACGTTAGCAAATACTTGTGGGTTCCCACCCCTCTTATCTGCGCAGGGTAAAGTGCAGGGCAAGCTGGCGGGGCCGCGGGACGGGCGACGGGGAGAGGTGAAAGCCACCTCGCAGCTCGAGCCTTTGGGGAATGCTCCTTTCACTCCTCTCCAgagggatttttctttccacgTGGCTCCAAAGTGGTCAAGTCTCCGGCCTCGAGGTGCCTTGGCTGCTCACCGCGATTAATGCAGGCACCTAAAAACGCAACCTAAAAATAACAGCAGCGCCTCGTTCCCCTGCATTGAACCGGCAGCAAAGTCCGCAGGAAGGCTATTTTTGGTCTCTTTAGGTCAGGTTTAGTTAATCCAGTACCAATTTGCTAACGAGGTTGCTTACAAGTTAACTTCTGCGGAGAGTGTGAACATCCCTGGGCCCTGGCCCACCCCTGACCCTGGTGGGTTCAAACACCTCATGCATCACTGCCGTTGAGTCTTCCGGCCCTTCCTCGGTCATTAACCGGtgcgaggcagggaggggactaagccaccatccctggaggtgtttaagggacgggggaatgaagtgctgagggacatggtttagggagtgttaggaatggttggactccatgatccaatgggtcccttccaacctggtgatcctatgattctaagtcaACACATCTCCCTCGTTAGCAACGGATGTGCCAGATGGCCCGCACCACCACGCTCTCATGGGCTCCCATGTCCTCATACTCACCCAAACCACGGG
This window encodes:
- the VDR gene encoding vitamin D3 receptor isoform X1 — its product is MVHQDVCMARSSFAEVSIRVFTQMQPWCLLKSDALHSQGGSVRVGCSVGVLLWSGCRHSWNPALQEGDSVSQLWETQQRSMAYLPDIDLETMAASTSLPDPAGEFDRNAPRICGVCGDRATGFHFNAMTCEGCKGFFRRSMKRKAMFTCPFNGDCKITKDNRRHCQACRLKRCVDIGMMKEFILTDEEVQRKREMILKRKEEEALKESLKPKLSEEQQKVIDILLEAHRKTYDPTYADFTKFRPPVRSKPSNRVAARSSSILTQDLSSDDSTDLFSSDSFSAFPEPVEPPMFSNLVLSEENDESSSMNINMSQFSMLPHLADLVSYSIQKVIGFAKMIPGFRDLAAEDQIALLKSSAIEVIMLRSNQSFTLEDMTWSCGSNDFKYRISDVTQAGHSMELMEPLVKFQVGLKKLNLHEEEHVLLMAICILSPDRPGVQDTSLVESLQDRLSEVLQTYIRCRHPPPGSRLLYAKMIQKLADLRSLNEEHSKQYHCLSIQPEHSMQLTPLVLEVFGNEIS
- the VDR gene encoding vitamin D3 receptor isoform X2, with translation MTPSGNSRAAWKGVGDFKTSQVPTYPVCIPASSTSVSLSRRSMKRKAMFTCPFNGDCKITKDNRRHCQACRLKRCVDIGMMKEFILTDEEVQRKREMILKRKEEEALKESLKPKLSEEQQKVIDILLEAHRKTYDPTYADFTKFRPPVRSKPSNRVAARSSSILTQDLSSDDSTDLFSSDSFSAFPEPVEPPMFSNLVLSEENDESSSMNINMSQFSMLPHLADLVSYSIQKVIGFAKMIPGFRDLAAEDQIALLKSSAIEVIMLRSNQSFTLEDMTWSCGSNDFKYRISDVTQAGHSMELMEPLVKFQVGLKKLNLHEEEHVLLMAICILSPDRPGVQDTSLVESLQDRLSEVLQTYIRCRHPPPGSRLLYAKMIQKLADLRSLNEEHSKQYHCLSIQPEHSMQLTPLVLEVFGNEIS